Genomic segment of Globicephala melas chromosome 7, mGloMel1.2, whole genome shotgun sequence:
aatataattccctgtgctatacactaaatccctgttgcttatctattttaagtatagtagtttgtatccgttaatcccatactcctaatttgtccctctccctccttctcccctttggtaaccataagtttgttttctgtatctgtgagtctgtttttgttctgtAAAGATTCacttgtgttattttttagattcaggaatctatattttaaacaaGCACCCCAGTGATCTTTATTATCAgacaaatttgaaaaacattgcCACAGATAAAAAGCGATGCAGTGCAAAAGAGGGCTTCTATAATTAGCACCTGAATAATTAACAACTGTCTCCCGTTAGCATCCCCAAGCAGAATTGAAGGCTCATCTGTCACTTGGATCCCCGTTCCTCTTTTATCCCAATTGTAGTGCAGATGGCGACTTTGCCATTGTCAAGTTCACCAAAGTGCTCCTGGACTACACTGGCCACATCACGTGGACACCTCCCGCCATCTTTAAAAGCTACTGTGAGATCATCGTCACCCACTTTCCCTTTGACGAACAGAACTGCAGCATGAAGCTGGGCACCTGGACCTATGACGGATCCGTGGTGGCCATCAACCCGGTGGGTGGTGACCTACTGTGAGGAGGTTGGATGCAGGAAAAGCGTGATTCAGGtctccagctctgcccctccATTATCATAGGCTCTCAGCACCCATTCGAACTTTGGGGATTGTCTAGTTTGATGGTTCTCAATTGGTTGGGAAGATTCTTGATGCACTGCATAAGAGAACCACCTGGGGCTTAAATAATTCTCTATGCCCAGGCTCAGGCCCAAGAATTCTTATTTAATCAGACTGGGGTGGAGCTAGGGCaccaatatattttaaagctcccAAGTGACTTGAATGTATAGTCAACATGGAGAATCCCAATAGTCCAAACCCCCTTATTTTACAGGAAAGGAACCTAAGACCCCAAAGCGAAGGTGACCCAGGGTCCCTCCTGGGTATGTGACAGTGCTGGGATCGGTTGCCTTGTCACAGCTGATTAGGaaaccctccccctcctcagGGTGATGAGGCTGGGAATTCAAAGTTTCATTCCATCTTCTCAGGAAAGCGACCAGCCAGACCTAAGCAACTTCATGGAGAGTGGAGAATGGGTGATCAAGGAGTCCCGGGGCTGGAAGCACTGGGTGTTCTACGCCTGCTGCCCCTCCACCCCCTACCTGGACATCACCTACCACTTTGTCATGCAGCGCCTGCCCCTCTACTTCATCGTCAACGTCATCATTCCCTGCCTGCTCTTCTCCTTCTTAACCGGCCTGGTGTTCTACCTGCCCACGGACTCAGGTGAGTGCAGTTGCCGTGGCAGCAGCTGCTGACCCTGATGGATCTCGGGCTACTATTTTGGGGGAAGCCAGAAATAACCACGCCTAATAAACAAATACGGGCAGACAGACCCAAACCATCATCTCTGGGAGGATGCGTGTACTGACTGGCCATGTGCAGTGGTGACATTCCAGCTGGGGCCGACTACAGAGCAGGCAGAGAGCTGAACGGGACTCCGAAGATGCGCATACCCAGCTCAGTCTGGTTAAGTGAATAACCACCAGCATCTATTTGCTGAATACCTGCTGTGGGCCCCGAAGGGTGCTGGGTAAGGCGTGTATCACAGGCACTACCGATGCCTCATACCCCATGAAGTCACTTGCTGTACGTGACTACTCaggtcttgcctcctttgcccaCGGCTTGCCCCTTGAAAATAGCTTTTGTGTATGTATTCTCCAGATGGCAGTATCTTTACACACAACACCATACTTCCCAAGTGGCAATTCTTTCTCCCATATCAGCCTGGACGACTTACTTACCTCCTACTGAGTAATCACATCTGTGACATAATTTCACCAGACACCAACAATCTAcagaaaagggggaaagggaaCACATATGCCTGCAAGCAAGTCACTGCTCTTAAATGATTTACGGCAGACAagcaggggaaaaagaaagatggtAAGGTGGTCCTCAAACTTATGACAGATAACAATTTTAtcaaaaggccaaaaaaaaaaaaatcccacaaaagtCTAAATCCAACTCtccaacaagaaaaaagaaaaacgtaCACATTCACTCACTCAACATGTACCGTTTAAACAACTGTTACAAGACAGGGATAAGGTAGAGAACAAGGCAGAATGTTCCCCACCGAACATATGTTCTAGGGATTGTACTCATTCTTAAACAAATCATCACAAACAAATATCTTTTCACCTTTCCAATCAAATGAAACTTCTTAAAGTGAAGATAGAACACTCTAGGCAGGGCCATATGGAAACTAATCAGagtttctataaatattaaatgatttaagcttgaaaagcatttagaacagtgagACCGCTTGATAATTGTTAGCTATCGTTATTATCATTCATCAAGAAATTGGATGGACCTTGATCAATATTGGATATttataattctgttttcttttttacttttgaagactttcctgcccaccagaaacggACAATTTCTTGTTTACATCCACTCTGGATCCTGTGTATATTCCTAGCATCTGGACACATCCAGAATGGGAAAAGTTCCACACTGGAAAGCAGGGCCACACGAGGGGTTTCCCAGGACACAGACACCAAGACCAGCCCAAGGAAAGTCCCTCCCAAAGGCTCTCTACTGCATCTGAGCTGGTCAATCCCCACAAAAATATTCCAGTGCCATCCAGCCCCTGGCTTTCTTGTTTCCTTGTCCAACCAGGACACCATCCGGGAATTGTTCACCCTGAAAGCGTAGGGCCTGGAGAAAAGATTCAGGGGAAGGGGAATCCCTCATCCCTtagtatgaaaaacaaaaaaagtcaaaacaagaaaaaaaaacccaatcatcCCTTTCGATGAAGATGAGAAAGCGAGTGGTGTGAAATCATGGATGTCGTCCTTTCTCGGCTTGGGTCTTACAGCTTTTTTTTGCTCCCACAATGAGAAAAAGATACATGGACTTCTGGGCTGCCCATCATCTGCTGGGTAACAAGTAGGCCAGGCTGCAGTTCAGTTTTGTGAGGTTTAAGACATTCTGCTGCGGACGGAAAAACTGCCATCTGGGGTCTCGATTACCACCCAGAACCTCTCTGCGTTCCCTGAGTTCCGCCAAGAAACGGAATGCTGGGCAAGAGGTGAAGTGGCATCTCCTGCTTGGCAGCCTCTAAGGGAAATGCCTGCCACTTGCCATCGCCAGCACAGTTAAGGTGCCGAGGTCTCACAGGAAATTCTACAGCAAAAATTCCCCACAACGAGACCTTGAGAACATGCCGGTCACATTCCTCTCACCCTTGGGTTTTGGTGGTGTGCTCGTTTGCCAGGGCTGCCTTCACCAAGGACCACAGActggtggcttaagcaacagagatttattttcccacagtgctggaggctggaagtccaagatcaaggcgtcagcagggttggtttcctctgaggcctctctcctgggcttgcagatggctgtcttcagcctgggtcctcacatggcctttcctctgtgtgtgtctgtgtcttaatctccttttctgataaggacaccagtcatattggatgaggGCCCACCCTAAGACCTCATTTTAATTGAATTACATCGTTAAAGGCCTACCTCCAAAACAGTCCCTGAGGTGCTGGGGCTTAGTGTTTCAACACATAAATTTGGGTGGAAGAACAATTTAGCCCATAACAGGtgggttgtgtttgtttcttcttttgtccaGGAGAGAAGATGACTCTGAGCATCTCTGTCCTGCTGTCCTTAACCGTGTTCCTTCTGGTCATTGTGGAGCTGATCCCTTCCACCTCCAGTGCGGTGCCCTTGATTGGGAAGTACATGCTGTTCACCATGGTGTTTGTCATCGCGtccatcatcatcaccgtcatcgtCATCAACACACACCACCGCTCCCCCAGCACCCACGTCATGCCCGAGTGGGTGCGGAAGGTGAGCGAGCAAGGCCCCGGCACACTTTGCCCAGGGCTGCCCCTCCCTCAAGGCATCCGCAGGTCTACTCTTCTGTGTGGCTAGTGGCCTCCTAGGTAACCCTTGTGGGCACTTAGGAACGGAAAGTCCTTTCTGGGCTGTAGGGGTTTTGGGGAAGGAACTTTCTTTGGCTTCTTGCTGGGTATAAATAACTCAAGCAACCGGCCCAGGGAGATAAGAAAACCAGAATTAACAAAGCCCATTCCAAACTCAGCCTTAAAGAATCTCTGATTAGAGAAGATGAATAAATCACTATCCTTTTATTCAAATGCTGTGAAatcttgagatgtctgtttttatgtcttcCAGTTTGTGAACAGACTGCTTATTTTTTTGCCGGTAGAATCATCTGCTGAGACTAGAATAAGGGCTAGAAATTGGgagtgggggtagggagggggctTGATGAGAGATTGTCAAAAAGTTTTAGTGAGGAACTTGGTCTCAAATATTTAcattactgaattttaaaatgtgttaacatTTCCAATATGTTGGTTCTTTTATACATCTTCACAGAGACACTAACATCCAGTCTTTTGTGCACAATGCAAAAGATTTGTTATGAATTGACAGAGAAACTACCGCTTGCAATGTATTCTTTTGGGAGGAGAGACAGTCCCTGCTTCTCTAAAGGCCAAGTGACTCCTGGCAATACCTATGTTGCATTTCTTCAGgaacaagaaacagaagaaaacagtCTAGCTGTTTTGTGGGGCAGgaagcttatatatatatattttttttttaacgggaGGGGCCCTTTCTTTAACCTTTTGATCATGAGGACACAGGCCTTGAAAGAAGTGGGTGCCTACAGGGGGTCTGGAAGTTTACGCTTCATTGGTTTCTTGAGTCAGTAGCTGCACACAGGCTCCCTCCAGTGGCAAGCTGCTGGCATTACAGAATCATCTCTGTTAGCCTTAGTAATTTGTCGGGTCACAGGATACAGATGAGCAAGCTTTGAGAAAATCTAGTAGAGTCCTTTTGTTTAGGGACAAagaggctgaggcccagagaagctgaATAATTCGCCTAAGTCACACTGCTTATGCAAAATCAGAGTTTGATGCTTGCCCTGCTGACAATAATTTCCATACGtggactttttaaattttgttatagGTTTTTATCGACACTATCCCAAATATCATGTTCTTCTCCACGATGAAAAGACCatccagagaaaaacaagacaaaaaaatttttacagaagACATTGATATTTCTGACATTTCTGGGAAGCCGGGACCTCCACCCATGGGTTTCCACTCTCCCCTGATCAAACACCCCGAGGTGAAAAGTGCCATTGAGGGCATCAAATACATCGCAGAGACCATGAAGTCAGACCAGGAGTCCAATAACGTAAGCTCTGTGGCTTGAGATCTGCACCTCTTGTTTAAATGGTCAAATGCTCGAGCACAGAGGGATGGGTTTGGCTTGATGGGAAGGTTGGCGTTCAAGGGGCAGCTACTGATGTAAGATGTGCCCAGTGACCCCCTAGGCCATCTTAGCAAGTCATCATATTGTGAAtaacctatttaaaaaataaagatcataATGCCAGTGGAGGGATGATCAACAGACTGAAGGGCCCCTAGATGATGGATAGCACGAACATCGTGAGTCCATGATCGTCTTACGGAAATTCTAACATATTCCTCTCTCCCAGGCGGCCGAGGAATGGAAGTACGTTGCAATGGTGATGGACCACATTCTCCTCGGAGTCTTCATGCTCGTCTGCATCATCGGAACGCTGGCTGTGTTTGCAGGTCGGCTCATTGAATTAAATCAGCAAGGATGAGCAGAAAGCTGAACTGAACCTCAGCGCCAGGGAAATTCGTCTACTTGGATACATGCTCACTTATCAAacatttaattttctgtatttattattcGTGACAAAAGTTTCTGTTTACATAAGGTTATGGCCTCAAAGTGTCTTCACATTGCTTCTCCCTTCACTCCTGCTGTGGCTGCCGGGAGAGTGAACCCTTTGCAGTAAATGAATCTGGATTGCTACATGAAGCGTTCATTTCCAACAGTGTCCAGAAGAATTTTGCCCAGGATAACTGAGCTTTTCTGttagtttttgaaatttttcaattttacgCAAAGAGTCTATCCTTTGCTTAAAAGTCAGTTTTGTACCTTCTACAAAAGCCCCATCTACCAGTCCCCAAAAGATGAAACATTTGacttggagagaaagaaagcagtagAAAGACAATAGGACAATTCTAGAGTGGCCACCACAATGCAAACGGCCTCAAAAACTCCTGCTTTAAAGTAGGTTTCTAGAACTTGGAGGTGAGGGGAGGTCTTCCCAATCTAATACAGCACCTGAGCTTGATGCTCGGGGTTTGAGGGAAAAGAGGTCCTAACCTGTATTGAGCGTGGGCCCAGGCACTGTGGGAAGGGGCTCGCAGGCATGTTTTTATTTATCCTCAGAACTCTCATGACtgtccctgttttacaaatgtggaaactgaacTTGAGGGAGGTTAAGTTCACGGCCCAAAATAACAAGGAGAACTGACATTTGAACCTAGACCTTGTAGGTTCAAAGCAGCTCTGGGCTGGGCCAGTTCATCTGCTCGCTTGCTCTTTGGATCAACTCTGGCTCCATCTGGGCCATTCTGCGACTCTGGTCAGTGTTTCTGAGAGGTTCAGTCCTAGTGTCAGCCATCTTTCTGCCTTCCCAATTAAACCGCCTGCCTTTTCCCCCAGTCCTTACCCCACTCCTGTTTGGGGTTCTAGTTCTATAAATGAAATCCGAAATGTGTGCACATATCATCATCATTTCTGCAATTCTGGACaaggagagaaaattatttcctttctccataGCAACCTATAAGCCACAAGGCAGTTCACCCCAGAACTAGAATATGTGCAGCACTGGGCTCAGTAATGACCATCAGATCCCCAGAACACATCTGATCCACATCAGTACCAGGGAGAACAGGGAATGGCAGTGCCAGGCAGCCCGTCTGAATGCAGGTGGGTTCGATCTGCATCTCC
This window contains:
- the CHRNA1 gene encoding acetylcholine receptor subunit alpha, whose protein sequence is MEPRPLLLFLGLCSAGLILGSEHETRLVAKLFENYNSVVRPVEDHRKAVEVTVGLQLIQLINVDEVNQIVTTNVRLKQQWVDYNLKWNPDDYGGVKKIHIPSEKIWHPDLVLYNNADGDFAIVKFTKVLLDYTGHITWTPPAIFKSYCEIIVTHFPFDEQNCSMKLGTWTYDGSVVAINPESDQPDLSNFMESGEWVIKESRGWKHWVFYACCPSTPYLDITYHFVMQRLPLYFIVNVIIPCLLFSFLTGLVFYLPTDSGEKMTLSISVLLSLTVFLLVIVELIPSTSSAVPLIGKYMLFTMVFVIASIIITVIVINTHHRSPSTHVMPEWVRKVFIDTIPNIMFFSTMKRPSREKQDKKIFTEDIDISDISGKPGPPPMGFHSPLIKHPEVKSAIEGIKYIAETMKSDQESNNAAEEWKYVAMVMDHILLGVFMLVCIIGTLAVFAGRLIELNQQG